A section of the Pristiophorus japonicus isolate sPriJap1 chromosome 4, sPriJap1.hap1, whole genome shotgun sequence genome encodes:
- the LOC139262212 gene encoding ferritin heavy chain-like yields the protein MASQVRQNYHKDSEDAVNKQINMELYSSYVYLSMSFYFDRDDVALRHFAEFFKEQSHEEREHAEKLMKFQNRRGGRIILADIKKPEQDEWSNGLEAMQRALQMEKNVNQSLLDLHKHSTGSTDPHLCDFLETHYLDEQVKMIKKLGDHITNLKRLGAPENGLGEYLFDKHTLGESD from the exons ATGGCTTCTCAAGTGCGTCAGAATTACCACAAGGACTctgaggatgctgtcaacaagcagatcaacatggagctctattcctcctatgtttatctctctatg tccttctactttgaccgggatgatgttgccctgcgtcactttgctgagttcttcaaggagcagtcacatgaggaacgtgagcatgctgagaaactgatgaaattccagaatcggcgtggaggCCGAATCATCTTGGCAGACATCAAG aaaccagagcaggatgagtggagcaatggtctggaggccatgcagagagctctgcagatggagaagaatgtgaaccagagtctgctggatctgcacaaacactccactgggagcactgaccctcat ttgtgtgacttcctggagacccactacttggatgaacaagtgaagatgatcaagaagcttggagatcacatcaccaacctgaagagactgggagcccctgagaatggcctgggagagtacctgtttgacaagcacaccttgggggagagtgactga
- the LOC139262579 gene encoding ferritin, higher subunit-like codes for MASQVRQNYHKDCEAAVNKQINMELCSSYVYLSMSFYFDRDDVALRHFAEFFKEQSHEEREHAEKLMQFQNRRGGRIILSDIKKLEQDEWSNGLDAMQRALQMEKNVNQSLLDLHTISTGSTDPHLCDFLETHYLDEQVKMIKKLGDHITNLKRLGAPENGMGVYLFDKHTLGESV; via the exons ATGGCCTCCCAAGTGCGTCAGAACTACCACAAGGACTGTGaggctgctgtcaacaagcagatcaacatggagctctgttcCTCCTATGTTTACCTCTCCATG tccttctactttgaccgggatgatgttgccctgcgtcactttgctgagttcttcaaggagcagtcacatgaggaacgtgagcatgctgagaaactgatgcaattccagaatcgccgtggaggacggatcatcttgtCTGACATCAAG AAactagagcaggatgagtggagcaatggtctggatgcaatgcagagagctctgcagatggagaagaatgtgaaccagagtctgctggatctgcacacaatctccactgggagcactgaccctcat ttgtgtgacttcctggagacccactacttggatgaacaagtcaagatgatcaagaagcttggtgatcacatcaccaacctgaagagactgggagcccctgagaatggcatgGGAGTGTACCTTTTTGACAAGCACACTCTGGGGGAGAGTGTCTAA
- the LOC139262213 gene encoding ferritin, higher subunit-like, producing the protein MASQVRQNYHKDCEDAVNKQINMELYSSYVYLSMSFYFDRDDVALRHFAEFFKEQSHEEREHAEKLMEFQNRRGGRIILADIKKPEQDEWSNGLEAMQRALQMEKNVNQSLLDLHKHSTGSTDPHLCDFLETHYLDEQVKMIKKLGDHITNLKRLGAPENGLGEYLFDKHTLGESD; encoded by the exons ATGGCTTCGCAAGTGCGTCAGAATTACCACAaggactgtgaggatgctgtcaacaagcagatcaacatggagctctattcctcctatgtttatctctctatg tccttctactttgaccgggatgatgttgccctgcgtcactttgctgagttcttcaaggagcagtcacatgaggaacgtgagcatgctgagaaactgatggaattccagaaccGGCGTGGAGGCCGAATCATCTTGGCAGACATCAAG aaaccagagcaggatgagtggagcaatggtctggaggccatgcagagagctctgcagatggagaagaatgtgaaccagagtctgctggatctgcacaaacactccactgggagcactgaccctcat ttgtgtgacttcctggagacccactacttggatgaacaagtgaagatgatcaagaagcttggagatcacatcaccaacctgaagagactgggagcccctgagaatggcctgggagagtacctgtttgacaagcacaccttgggggagagtgactga
- the LOC139262580 gene encoding ferritin, higher subunit-like yields MASQVCQNYHKDCEAAVNKQINMELCSSYVYLSMLFYFDRDDVALCHFAEFFKEQSHEEREHTEKLMEFQNRRGGWITLSDIKKPEQDEWSNGLDVMQRALQMKNVNQSLLDLHKTSTGSTDPHLCDFLETHYLDEQVKMIKKLGDHITNLKRLGAPENGMGVYLFDKHTLGESD; encoded by the exons ATGGCTTCCCAAGTATGTCAGAACTACCACAAGGACTGTGaggctgctgtcaacaagcagatcaacatggagctctgttcctcctatgtttatctctccatG TtgttctactttgaccgggatgatgttgccctgtgtcactttgctgagttcttcaaggagcagtcacatgaggaacgtgagcatactgagaaactgatggaattccagaatcgccGTGGAGGATGGATCACCTTGTCTGACATCAAG aaaccagagcaggatgagtggagcaatggtctggatgtgatgcagagagctctgcagatgaagaatgtgaaccagagtctgctggatctgcacaaaacctccactgggagcactgaccctcat ttgtgtgacttcctggagacccactacttggatgaacaagtgaagatgatcaagaagcttggtgatcacatcaccaacctgaagagactgggagcccctgagaatggcatgGGAGTGTActtgtttgacaagcacaccctagGGGAGAGTGACTAA